In the genome of Pelagibacterium nitratireducens, one region contains:
- a CDS encoding VOC family protein, which translates to MAVKRIVANIEGSPEKAARFYGELLGLDIVMDMGWIRTYGADGQMSVQMSIMSEGGSGTPVPDISIEVDDVDAVLEKARAMGIGIEYGPADEPWGVRRFYVRDPFGKLINILSHVQ; encoded by the coding sequence ATGGCGGTCAAACGGATCGTTGCCAATATCGAAGGCTCGCCTGAAAAGGCCGCGCGGTTCTATGGCGAGCTGCTCGGGCTGGACATTGTGATGGACATGGGCTGGATCCGCACCTATGGCGCCGATGGGCAGATGTCGGTTCAGATGAGCATCATGTCGGAGGGCGGGTCGGGCACGCCGGTGCCCGACATATCCATCGAAGTCGACGATGTCGATGCGGTGCTGGAAAAAGCACGGGCCATGGGCATTGGCATCGAATACGGCCCGGCGGATGAGCCCTGGGGCGTGCGGCGCTTTTACGTGCGCGATCCGTTCGGCAAGCTCATCAACATTCTTTCACACGTTCAGTAG
- a CDS encoding N-acetyltransferase family protein, with the protein MNIRPATDSDLPQILDIHNDAIRRLDAIWSEAEETLADRKAWLDERNANGFTVLVAEEDGHVLGHGSYGTYRSRSGYRKTVEHSIYLRDEAQGRGVGSALMAALIDDAKAKGFHLMVGVIDSKNESSIRFHVRHGFEMLGVLPQSGFKHGRWLDQVNMYLILNDDPAPPRGY; encoded by the coding sequence ATGAATATTCGCCCCGCCACCGACAGCGATCTGCCCCAGATCCTCGATATCCACAATGACGCCATCCGCAGGCTCGATGCCATCTGGAGCGAGGCCGAGGAAACCCTGGCCGATCGCAAGGCGTGGCTCGATGAACGCAACGCCAATGGCTTTACCGTTCTTGTCGCCGAAGAGGACGGTCATGTTCTCGGTCACGGCAGCTACGGCACCTATCGTTCGCGTTCGGGCTACAGAAAGACCGTCGAACACTCGATCTATCTGCGCGACGAGGCGCAGGGCAGGGGCGTAGGCTCGGCATTGATGGCAGCGCTGATCGATGACGCCAAAGCCAAGGGCTTTCACCTCATGGTCGGCGTGATCGATTCAAAAAACGAAAGCTCGATCCGTTTTCACGTCCGGCACGGTTTTGAGATGCTCGGCGTTCTGCCCCAATCGGGCTTCAAACACGGCCGCTGGCTCGATCAGGTCAATATGTACCTGATCCTCAACGACGACCCCGCCCCGCCGCGTGGCTACTGA
- a CDS encoding LysR family transcriptional regulator — MDIDQLRTFDRIARDLSFTKAAARLNVTQATVSMRVRVLEDFLGVQLFTRGRKVALTDQGMTFLPYARRILSAVEEGREALRRVERGRITVASLRSMVTPLISESLLRFQERHREVDVIVREGHHNHVTAMLHDRVAELGIIAWPNLDPLVPEIYPIVVMREPVPLVLAPHLAAQLEPNPSLTDVLELVPRVISLRWWQVDPEGATALVRRAQTSVEIPTGPARRLALAGEGLGFFVRSTVRQEIERGELVEIRPRDFNPLHRDIAIVALSKSAFEREMVRDFAREVAKEAAMLGTILEDRLGD; from the coding sequence ATGGATATCGATCAACTCCGCACCTTCGACCGGATCGCGCGCGACCTGAGCTTCACCAAGGCCGCAGCCCGGCTCAATGTCACGCAGGCCACGGTTTCGATGCGCGTGCGGGTGCTCGAAGATTTCCTCGGTGTGCAGCTTTTTACACGCGGGCGCAAGGTGGCACTCACCGATCAGGGCATGACCTTTCTGCCCTATGCGCGGCGCATTCTCAGTGCCGTGGAGGAGGGTCGCGAGGCTTTGCGGCGCGTCGAGCGCGGGCGGATCACCGTGGCCTCGCTGCGCTCGATGGTGACGCCGCTGATTTCGGAAAGCCTGTTGCGTTTTCAGGAACGGCACCGGGAGGTCGATGTCATCGTGCGCGAGGGACACCACAACCACGTCACCGCCATGCTGCATGACCGGGTGGCGGAGTTGGGGATCATCGCCTGGCCCAATCTCGACCCGCTGGTGCCCGAGATCTACCCGATCGTGGTGATGCGCGAGCCGGTGCCATTGGTGCTGGCACCGCATCTGGCGGCGCAGCTCGAGCCCAATCCGAGCCTGACCGATGTGCTGGAGCTGGTGCCAAGGGTGATTTCGCTGCGCTGGTGGCAGGTGGACCCCGAGGGCGCCACGGCGTTGGTGCGGCGAGCCCAGACGAGCGTGGAGATTCCCACCGGTCCGGCGCGGCGGCTGGCGCTTGCCGGAGAGGGGCTGGGATTTTTTGTGCGCTCGACGGTCCGCCAGGAAATCGAGCGGGGCGAACTGGTCGAGATCAGGCCGCGCGATTTCAATCCGCTGCATCGCGACATTGCCATCGTGGCGCTGTCGAAATCGGCTTTCGAGCGCGAGATGGTGCGCGATTTTGCGCGCGAGGTGGCAAAGGAAGCCGCAATGCTGGGAACAATCCTCGAGGATCGGCTTGGCGATTAA
- a CDS encoding alpha/beta hydrolase, translated as MIEKTATLTVGQSDSARDIATLRRPGNAPGLFWLGGFRSDMMGSKAQALDALGVQRGLAVTRFDYSGHGQSGGDFLDGTISRWLEEALAVFETTEGPQIVVGSSMGGWLALLVNRALRQRGDERVLAMVLIAPAADMTRDLMRETFTDAELLDLWEKGRVEQPSDYSDEPYILTRALIEDGENHLLFGAPIRTHCPVAILQGGNDTDVPPAHALKLVSHLVSDPVTFTLIPDGDHRLSRDSDLDLLRQTIERLL; from the coding sequence ATGATCGAGAAAACCGCGACCCTCACCGTGGGACAGAGCGACTCGGCGCGAGACATCGCCACCCTGCGCCGCCCCGGCAATGCACCCGGCCTGTTCTGGCTGGGCGGGTTCCGCTCCGACATGATGGGCTCCAAGGCCCAGGCGCTCGATGCTCTCGGCGTGCAAAGGGGCCTCGCCGTCACCCGGTTCGATTATTCCGGCCACGGGCAATCGGGCGGTGATTTTCTTGACGGCACCATTTCGCGCTGGCTCGAAGAGGCCCTTGCCGTGTTCGAGACCACCGAGGGCCCCCAGATCGTCGTCGGCTCGTCGATGGGCGGCTGGCTGGCACTGCTCGTCAATCGCGCCCTGCGCCAGCGGGGCGATGAACGGGTGCTGGCCATGGTGCTGATCGCCCCGGCCGCCGACATGACGCGCGATCTTATGCGCGAGACCTTCACCGATGCCGAACTGCTCGATCTTTGGGAAAAGGGCAGGGTGGAACAGCCCTCCGATTATTCGGACGAGCCCTATATCCTCACCCGCGCGCTGATCGAGGACGGAGAAAACCATCTCCTGTTCGGCGCGCCCATCCGCACCCATTGCCCCGTGGCCATCCTGCAGGGCGGCAACGACACCGACGTGCCTCCTGCCCATGCGCTCAAGCTGGTCAGCCACCTCGTCTCCGATCCGGTCACCTTCACCCTCATCCCCGATGGCGATCATCGCCTCTCGCGCGACAGCGATCTCGATCTGCTGCGTCAGACCATCGAGCGGTTGCTTTAA
- the infC gene encoding translation initiation factor IF-3, protein MRRPMRPVQPQKDGPRSNNEINVPEIQLINAEGTNVGVVRTSEAIAMAMEAGMDLVEISPNSAPPVCKILDLGKFKYAAQKKAAEARKKQKVIEVKEIKLRPNIDTHDYDVKMRALEKFIGEGDKVKVTMRFRGREMAHQNIGLELLHKVKDQFEEITKVESNPRAEGRQMVMVLAPR, encoded by the coding sequence ATTCGTCGTCCGATGAGACCCGTGCAGCCCCAAAAGGATGGGCCGCGCTCCAACAATGAAATCAACGTCCCCGAAATCCAGCTTATCAACGCAGAAGGCACCAATGTCGGCGTCGTGCGGACAAGCGAAGCCATTGCCATGGCCATGGAAGCGGGGATGGACTTGGTCGAGATCTCACCCAATTCGGCCCCGCCGGTGTGCAAGATTCTCGATCTGGGCAAGTTCAAATACGCCGCCCAGAAAAAGGCCGCCGAGGCCCGCAAGAAGCAGAAGGTGATCGAGGTCAAGGAGATCAAACTCCGGCCCAACATCGATACGCATGACTATGACGTCAAAATGCGTGCGCTGGAAAAGTTCATCGGCGAAGGCGACAAGGTGAAGGTGACCATGCGGTTCCGTGGCCGTGAAATGGCCCACCAGAACATCGGGCTCGAGCTGCTCCACAAGGTCAAGGACCAGTTCGAGGAGATCACCAAGGTCGAATCCAACCCGCGCGCCGAAGGGCGCCAGATGGTCATGGTGCTCGCTCCGCGCTGA
- a CDS encoding methyl-accepting chemotaxis protein, with product MLSRLSVAQRIYASFGAMIALLAAIVVFAYFGVSAVSQTFTDYRVAARQTLAISGFVEQLSAARLADLDYRLETSAEKAQALADRITNLQSNDPEVMAVFDGDAETEAAIAEFAGSAQAYQAAFVEMTELQSQIDADVVQLRAVGDQLRADATAALRAVSGNFNATGSAGFGVQSTILTQFEVEQFLLTADPARLEAAAEHGAFAKENLQKLHDAVISNSQKATANRMMEGLDTYMAQAGSLAEAIYARNAVMSGQLDVLGPQMEEAFGAMLASVQARQDALGPSGAAMAATTLNVVLFAGIAALVVGIVLAVMIGRGLSGTIKQIAGRMRQLADGDLDLELDQRQRHEVGQMVEALTVFRDNGRAMRDMDSEKARQAAEDAEEHRIRADLQARIKSVVSAAVAGDFSGRIDVRYEDPELESFAQSVNMVMETVDRGLSETGQVLSAMADADLSLRVNGTYEGAFGQLKDDTNAMAETFAEIVGRLKDTSRALKIATGEILSGANDLSERTTRQAATIEETSASMEQLAAAVTGNAQKAQDALDKTRAASDLAQKGGAVMGEANQAMERITTSSAKVSDIIKMIDDIAFQTNLLALNASVEAARAGEAGKGFAVVAVEVRRLAQSAAQASSEVKVLIEESANEVGGGSRLVAQATETLRDIRAAVIENAEIMGGISNASREQAAAISEVSSSVRLLDEMTQHNAALVEETNATIEQTEAQVTTLDGIVARFTLDGNAVVEDQAMWDLDQEAEAPASLPQPRRVPQGNAAVEADWSEF from the coding sequence ATGCTGTCCAGACTGAGCGTGGCGCAGCGCATCTACGCATCATTTGGCGCCATGATCGCGCTTTTGGCGGCGATCGTGGTGTTTGCCTATTTCGGGGTCAGCGCGGTGTCGCAAACCTTCACCGATTATCGGGTGGCCGCGCGGCAGACGCTGGCCATTTCGGGCTTTGTCGAGCAGCTTTCGGCCGCCCGGCTGGCCGATCTCGACTACCGGCTGGAAACCTCGGCGGAAAAGGCGCAGGCGCTGGCCGACCGAATCACGAATCTGCAGTCCAACGACCCCGAAGTGATGGCGGTGTTTGACGGCGATGCGGAAACCGAAGCGGCGATTGCCGAATTTGCCGGTTCCGCGCAGGCCTATCAGGCGGCCTTTGTCGAAATGACCGAACTTCAATCCCAGATCGATGCCGATGTTGTCCAATTGCGCGCCGTGGGCGACCAGTTGCGTGCCGATGCGACGGCGGCCTTGCGGGCGGTGAGCGGAAATTTCAATGCCACCGGCTCGGCCGGGTTTGGCGTGCAATCGACGATCCTCACCCAATTCGAGGTCGAACAGTTCCTTTTGACCGCCGATCCGGCGCGGCTGGAAGCGGCGGCTGAACACGGAGCCTTTGCCAAGGAGAATTTGCAAAAGCTGCATGATGCGGTGATTTCCAACTCCCAGAAGGCGACGGCCAATCGCATGATGGAGGGGCTCGATACCTATATGGCCCAGGCGGGCAGCCTGGCCGAGGCGATCTATGCCCGCAACGCGGTGATGAGCGGGCAGCTCGACGTGCTTGGGCCGCAGATGGAGGAAGCGTTCGGGGCCATGCTGGCCTCAGTGCAGGCGCGCCAGGACGCGCTCGGACCCTCGGGCGCGGCCATGGCGGCCACGACGCTCAATGTGGTCCTGTTTGCGGGAATAGCGGCATTGGTCGTCGGCATCGTATTGGCGGTGATGATCGGCAGGGGATTGTCGGGCACCATCAAGCAGATTGCCGGGCGTATGCGCCAGCTGGCCGATGGCGATCTCGACCTCGAGCTCGATCAGCGCCAGCGCCACGAAGTGGGCCAGATGGTCGAAGCGCTGACGGTGTTTCGCGACAATGGGCGTGCCATGCGCGACATGGACAGCGAAAAGGCCCGGCAGGCGGCAGAGGATGCCGAAGAACATCGCATCCGCGCCGACCTGCAGGCCCGCATCAAGAGCGTGGTTTCGGCCGCCGTGGCCGGCGATTTCTCCGGCCGGATCGACGTACGCTATGAAGATCCCGAGCTTGAGAGCTTCGCTCAGAGCGTCAACATGGTGATGGAAACCGTCGACCGGGGGCTTTCGGAAACCGGGCAGGTTCTTTCGGCCATGGCCGACGCCGATCTGTCGCTGCGGGTCAACGGCACTTATGAGGGCGCCTTTGGCCAGCTCAAGGACGACACCAACGCCATGGCCGAAACGTTTGCCGAAATCGTGGGGCGGCTCAAGGACACCTCGCGGGCGCTCAAGATCGCGACGGGCGAAATCCTTTCAGGCGCCAACGACCTTTCCGAACGCACGACCCGGCAGGCGGCAACCATCGAGGAGACGTCAGCCTCGATGGAGCAACTGGCGGCGGCGGTGACCGGAAATGCGCAAAAGGCCCAGGATGCACTCGACAAGACGCGGGCGGCATCGGACCTGGCCCAAAAGGGCGGCGCGGTGATGGGCGAAGCCAATCAGGCCATGGAGCGGATCACCACGTCCTCGGCCAAGGTTTCCGATATCATCAAGATGATCGACGATATCGCCTTCCAGACCAACCTTCTGGCGCTCAACGCTTCTGTGGAAGCGGCGCGGGCCGGCGAAGCGGGCAAGGGGTTTGCCGTGGTGGCTGTCGAGGTGCGCCGGCTGGCACAATCTGCGGCCCAGGCCTCATCGGAGGTCAAGGTGCTGATCGAAGAGAGCGCCAACGAAGTGGGCGGCGGCTCGCGACTTGTCGCGCAGGCTACCGAAACGCTGCGCGACATTCGCGCGGCGGTGATCGAAAACGCCGAGATCATGGGCGGCATTTCCAATGCAAGCCGCGAACAGGCGGCCGCGATCTCGGAAGTGTCCTCTTCCGTGCGGCTGCTCGACGAGATGACCCAGCATAACGCCGCACTGGTGGAAGAAACCAACGCAACGATCGAGCAGACCGAGGCGCAGGTGACCACACTTGATGGGATCGTGGCGCGTTTTACGCTCGATGGAAACGCCGTCGTTGAGGATCAGGCGATGTGGGATCTCGACCAGGAAGCCGAAGCGCCCGCGTCGCTGCCTCAGCCCCGCCGCGTGCCCCAGGGGAATGCAGCGGTGGAAGCCGACTGGTCCGAGTTCTAG
- a CDS encoding translocation/assembly module TamB domain-containing protein gives MRVLTTAIAVVSLAMPVPAMAQDAERESLMDMLARASQLNENEQHGALVGFVENQISTPDRQIRLTGIDGALSSNASIDQITISDTEGIWLIVENAQLQWNQGALLFGRLEIQSLSADSIAYIRNPVSSEAPAAPSPEAGGFSVPELPVAVILESLSVPNVRFGEQVFGLGSEISLAGSMTLEGGAIDAQLDIERLDGPGGTLDLDLQYANDTREIDLGLELIEPEDGIVANLLDIEGRPEIALGLQGAGPIDDLDIALTFDADGNRILTGEGTLDQNGQGLAIAADLRGPLSTVLPAAYRDFFGEQTALSLEALMRDAGGFEVSNLSLSGGELSLLANAATTADGFLSRLDVTGEISPVSGDTVTLPVPGASTRIRRARFDVDYGDEGSEQWSGRLQLLGFETPDFAARSLVLDTSGVAADLDDPSARRVTFNGDGMIEGVTSSSEEISQALGTSIGFGLAGMWEAGQPITLAQLRLLAQALNFEAAGQIDENVFSGDLELTTDSIAPFSGLAERELSGAIALDATGTVSPLSGGFDLTLDGTGTDLSVDDEIADNLLEGTVALSGRVARNEAGLEAQDFRIANSQVEMVADGTYATGTADFTFDLALADLALINPEMSGQLTATGTAQGAEGTIALSADVDIPEGTLGGRTLRNANIGFDGTSREEGLVGALAGAASLDGFRVSLASDIDNNAERLRLSDFAFEAPGTALSGNLTRFANGLLDGRLTLDAPNIETAAALALADASGAANADIILDPEGETQNAEVTASLDAVRFNDITIGSANVEATIADLFGVPVIDGSIDGADIVAAGTNVQTVSLTATASQQTTRFSGNASLNAGTEVTLAGLLEPIADGYRVALDTFGLTRGQLAASLAQPAELTVANETVSFSGVELAVGSGRIMATGSAGQNLDIALDVTAFPLNIANTIVPDLGLAGTVSGTAQISGAASDPRASFSFEANGLNAATISDFGIAPLTLSAQGSFADNTITLSQARANGSGGLSATAQGTIPLEGAGLNIAVNGSAPLSLANRFVADRGAQISGTANLDARVTGRIDDPQFSGTVSVANGEFIDPGLALRLVGITGTASLNADRVTINTLTANLATGGSVSASGFVGLDAGFNSDIAINFDAARYADGNLVVATLNGDLRLTGPIANGGRLAGNVDVARADITVPDGFGGAVSVIDVDHVRPPPPVAATLARARIDQRASSTTTASVPLELAITISAPNQVFIRGRGLDAEVGGQVQINGNVADVRPVGGLELIRGRLSILGQRIDFDEGTVTLIGDLDPFINLVARTQGNDITVIVTVSGRASSPEVTFSSDPMLPQDEVLARLIFDRGVGELSPLQLAQLAAAAAELAGGGSGSGSLLGSLREAAGLDDLDIVTDSEGNVGVRAGAYIDDNIYLGVEAGAAESRVTIDLDITEQLRARGTTSTTGNSGVGLFYEQDY, from the coding sequence ATGCGCGTTCTGACCACCGCAATCGCCGTCGTCTCGCTCGCCATGCCGGTGCCGGCCATGGCCCAGGATGCCGAGCGCGAAAGCCTCATGGACATGCTAGCCCGCGCCAGCCAGCTCAATGAAAACGAGCAGCACGGCGCGCTTGTCGGCTTCGTTGAAAACCAGATCTCCACGCCCGACCGCCAGATCCGGCTTACCGGCATCGACGGGGCGCTCTCATCCAACGCCTCGATTGACCAGATCACCATTTCCGACACCGAAGGCATCTGGCTGATCGTTGAAAACGCGCAATTGCAGTGGAACCAGGGCGCCTTGCTGTTCGGGCGGCTGGAAATCCAGTCGCTGTCGGCCGATTCCATTGCCTATATTCGCAATCCGGTTTCCAGTGAGGCGCCAGCGGCCCCGTCCCCCGAGGCGGGCGGGTTCTCCGTTCCAGAATTGCCCGTGGCAGTTATTCTTGAAAGCCTCTCCGTGCCCAATGTGCGGTTCGGTGAACAGGTCTTCGGGCTGGGTTCGGAAATCTCGCTGGCCGGATCGATGACGCTGGAGGGTGGCGCCATCGATGCCCAGCTCGATATCGAACGCCTTGACGGACCGGGCGGCACGCTCGACCTTGATCTGCAATACGCCAACGATACGCGCGAAATCGATCTCGGACTTGAGCTCATAGAGCCGGAAGATGGTATCGTCGCCAACCTCCTCGACATCGAGGGACGTCCGGAAATTGCGCTGGGCCTGCAAGGGGCCGGCCCCATCGACGATCTCGACATCGCTCTGACCTTCGATGCCGATGGCAACCGTATCCTGACCGGGGAGGGCACGCTCGACCAGAATGGGCAGGGCCTCGCCATCGCCGCCGATCTGCGCGGCCCGCTTTCCACCGTCCTGCCGGCCGCCTATCGCGATTTCTTCGGTGAACAGACTGCGCTTTCGCTCGAGGCGCTCATGCGTGATGCCGGCGGGTTTGAAGTTTCCAATCTTTCGCTTTCGGGCGGCGAACTGTCGCTCTTGGCCAATGCCGCCACCACGGCAGATGGCTTTTTGAGCCGTCTCGATGTCACCGGGGAAATTTCTCCGGTCTCTGGCGACACGGTCACTCTGCCCGTGCCCGGCGCGTCCACCCGTATCCGGCGCGCCCGCTTCGATGTCGATTACGGCGATGAAGGGTCCGAACAATGGTCGGGACGCCTCCAATTGCTGGGCTTTGAAACCCCCGATTTCGCCGCCCGGAGCCTGGTGCTCGACACCTCGGGCGTTGCCGCCGATCTCGACGATCCTTCAGCCCGCCGCGTCACCTTCAATGGCGATGGCATGATCGAAGGCGTCACCTCATCATCGGAGGAAATTTCCCAGGCGCTTGGCACCTCCATCGGATTCGGCCTCGCCGGCATGTGGGAGGCGGGTCAGCCCATAACGCTCGCTCAGCTCCGCCTCCTCGCCCAGGCGCTCAATTTCGAGGCAGCCGGCCAGATCGACGAAAACGTCTTTAGCGGCGATCTCGAGCTCACCACCGATTCGATAGCCCCCTTTTCCGGTCTTGCCGAACGGGAGCTATCGGGCGCCATTGCTCTTGATGCCACCGGAACGGTCTCGCCGCTGTCCGGTGGGTTCGATCTCACGCTCGACGGCACCGGCACCGACCTCTCGGTCGATGACGAGATCGCCGACAATTTGCTCGAAGGCACGGTTGCGCTATCGGGTCGCGTAGCGCGCAATGAAGCCGGGCTCGAGGCCCAAGATTTCCGCATCGCCAATAGCCAGGTCGAAATGGTCGCCGACGGCACCTATGCCACAGGCACCGCCGATTTCACCTTCGATCTGGCGCTGGCCGACCTTGCCCTGATCAATCCCGAAATGTCCGGCCAGCTGACCGCGACAGGCACCGCCCAGGGCGCCGAAGGCACCATCGCCTTGTCCGCCGACGTCGATATCCCCGAAGGCACATTGGGCGGGCGCACATTGCGCAACGCCAATATCGGCTTTGACGGCACCTCGCGCGAAGAGGGGCTTGTCGGTGCCCTCGCTGGTGCTGCATCGCTCGATGGGTTCCGCGTCTCTCTGGCCAGCGACATCGATAATAATGCCGAGCGCCTGCGCCTGTCAGACTTTGCGTTCGAGGCCCCCGGCACGGCGCTTTCGGGCAATCTTACCCGCTTTGCCAATGGTCTGCTCGATGGCCGGTTGACCCTTGATGCGCCAAATATCGAAACGGCGGCCGCCCTCGCGCTGGCCGACGCGAGCGGCGCGGCCAACGCCGATATCATCCTGGACCCGGAAGGCGAAACCCAGAACGCCGAGGTCACGGCCTCTCTCGACGCCGTAAGGTTCAACGACATCACAATCGGCTCGGCCAACGTCGAGGCGACGATTGCCGATCTGTTCGGCGTTCCGGTGATCGACGGGTCGATCGATGGCGCCGATATCGTTGCCGCGGGCACCAATGTGCAAACCGTTTCGCTCACCGCGACGGCCAGCCAGCAAACCACGCGGTTTTCAGGCAATGCTTCGCTCAATGCGGGAACCGAGGTCACTTTGGCCGGCCTGCTCGAACCCATTGCCGATGGATATCGTGTGGCACTGGACACGTTCGGGCTGACACGGGGCCAGCTTGCTGCAAGCCTCGCTCAACCTGCCGAACTGACCGTCGCCAACGAGACGGTTTCGTTTTCGGGGGTCGAACTGGCCGTTGGTTCGGGCCGCATCATGGCGACAGGCAGCGCCGGGCAAAATCTCGATATCGCGCTCGATGTCACCGCCTTCCCGCTCAACATCGCCAACACCATCGTTCCCGATCTGGGGTTGGCCGGGACGGTTTCGGGCACCGCGCAGATCTCGGGCGCAGCCAGCGATCCGCGTGCCAGTTTCTCGTTCGAGGCCAATGGCTTAAACGCCGCCACGATCTCCGATTTCGGAATCGCCCCGCTCACGTTATCGGCCCAGGGCAGTTTCGCCGACAACACCATCACCCTGTCCCAGGCTCGCGCCAACGGCTCGGGCGGGCTCAGCGCCACCGCTCAGGGCACCATCCCGCTTGAAGGGGCCGGCCTCAATATCGCAGTCAACGGCTCGGCCCCGCTTTCGCTGGCCAACCGCTTCGTGGCCGATCGCGGCGCGCAGATTTCAGGCACGGCAAATCTTGACGCCCGTGTCACCGGACGCATCGATGATCCGCAGTTTTCGGGCACAGTGTCGGTCGCCAATGGCGAATTTATCGATCCCGGTCTCGCGCTCCGGCTGGTCGGCATCACCGGCACCGCTTCGCTCAACGCAGATCGTGTGACTATCAACACGCTCACGGCCAATCTCGCCACGGGCGGTTCGGTCTCGGCCTCAGGCTTCGTTGGCCTCGATGCTGGGTTCAATTCCGACATCGCGATCAATTTCGACGCGGCGCGCTACGCCGACGGCAATCTCGTGGTCGCCACGCTCAACGGCGATCTGCGGCTCACCGGCCCCATCGCCAATGGCGGACGGCTGGCGGGCAACGTCGACGTCGCCCGCGCCGACATCACCGTGCCCGACGGCTTCGGCGGCGCGGTGAGTGTCATCGACGTCGATCACGTTCGTCCACCACCCCCGGTCGCCGCGACGCTGGCCCGGGCCCGCATCGACCAGCGCGCATCGAGCACCACAACGGCCAGCGTGCCGCTCGAACTCGCCATCACCATTTCAGCGCCCAACCAGGTGTTCATCCGCGGTCGTGGGCTCGATGCAGAGGTGGGCGGCCAGGTTCAGATCAACGGCAATGTGGCCGATGTCCGGCCCGTCGGCGGGCTCGAATTGATCCGCGGCCGGCTCTCGATTTTGGGCCAGCGTATCGATTTCGACGAAGGCACCGTCACCCTGATCGGCGATCTCGATCCCTTCATCAACCTCGTCGCCCGCACACAGGGCAATGACATCACGGTTATCGTTACCGTTTCGGGCCGCGCATCATCGCCGGAGGTGACGTTCTCGTCCGATCCCATGCTGCCCCAGGACGAAGTTCTGGCTCGGCTGATCTTTGATCGCGGCGTGGGCGAGTTGTCTCCGCTGCAACTGGCCCAACTGGCTGCGGCAGCGGCCGAACTGGCCGGTGGCGGCAGTGGCTCGGGCTCGCTTCTGGGGTCCCTGCGCGAAGCTGCAGGGCTCGACGATCTCGATATCGTCACCGATTCCGAAGGCAATGTCGGGGTGCGTGCCGGTGCCTATATCGATGACAACATCTATCTCGGCGTCGAGGCCGGGGCCGCGGAAAGTCGGGTCACGATCGATCTCGACATCACCGAGCAGCTTCGGGCCCGCGGCACCACCAGCACGACGGGCAATTCCGGTGTCGGCCTGTTCTACGAACAGGATTACTGA